The genomic stretch GTCTTCGCCGACCCCGACGCGGACGCGCCGCACGTGGCGGAGGCCGACCTCGCGGTACGACTGCGCGGCGCCCGCCCGTCCGATACCTACCTGGACATGGACCGGATCATTGAGGCCTGCGTGGCGTCCGGGGCGGACGCGGTGCATCCCGGCTACGGCTTCCTGTCGGAGAATGCCGCGTTCGCACAGGCGGTGCTGGCCGCCGGGCTCACCTGGGTGGGCCCGCCGCCCGCGGCCATCGAGGCCATGGGGTCGAAGATCACCGCGAAGCGGCTGATGGAGGAGGCCGGGGTCCCGGTCCTGCCCTCGCTCGACCTGGCCGCGCCCGCGGGGTTTCCCCTGCTGGTGAAGGCGTCCGCCGGTGGCGGCGGACGCGGCATGCGGATCGTACGGGAGGCCGCGGAGCTGGCGCGGGAGGTCGAGTCCGCGCGGCGGGAGGCGGAGTCGGCCTTCGGCGACCCGGCCGTCTTCGCCGAGCCGCTGCTGGAGCGGGCCAGGCACGTCGAGGTGCAGGTGCTGGCCGACACGCATGGGACCGTGTGGGCGCTGGGCGAGCGTGAGTGCAGCGTGCAGCGGCGGCATCAGAAGGTCGTCGAGGAGTGCCCCTCGCCGGGCATCTCGCCCGAGGTGCGGGAGCGGTTGTGCGAGGCGGCGGTCCGGGCCGCGCGCAGGATCGGCTACACCGGGGCCGGGACGGTGGAGTTCCTGGTCCAGGGGGATCGGGTGGCGTTCCTGGAGATGAACACCCGGCTCCAGGTCGAGCATCCGGTCACCGAGCTGGTCTATGGTGTCGACCTCGTGCGGCTGCAGCTGGAGGTGGCCGAGGGGATCGCCTTGTCCCCGGCTCCTCCGAAGGCGTCAGGGCATGCGGTGGAGGTGCGGCTTTATGCGGAGGACGCCGATTATCTGCCGCAGTCGGGGGTGTTGCGGCGGTTCGAGGTCGGCGGGGATGTGCGGGTGGATGCGGGGGTGGAGTCGGGTTCGGTCGTCTCGCCGTACTACGACCCGATGCTGGCCAAGGTGATCGCGCACGGCACGTCCCGGGCCGAGGCGGTGCGGAAACTCGTCGCGGCGCTGCGGGGAGCACGGCTGCATGGCCTCACAACAAACCGGGATTTGTTGGTGAAAATCCTGACAAACCAGGCTTTTGTGGCCGGTGACACCCACACCGGCTTCCTGGCCGCCGACGGTCCCCTCGGCGCCGACACGGCGGAGCCGGCCGACCACTTGCCCGCGCTGGCCGCCGCCCTGGCCCTGGCCGCCGCCAACCGTCGCCGCGCCCCCGTGCTGGCCGGTCTGCCCAGCGGCTGGCGCAACGTACGCTCCCAACCCCGGCGTGCCTGCTTCACCGGCATCGAAGTGGTCTACGACCCGCTGCCGGACGGCGTGGTGACGATCAGCACGGAGCCCCACCGGGTGGTCCTGGAACGCGACGGCGTCCGGCACACGTACGAGATCGCCCAGTACGACGAGGACGGCACCGTCTATGTCGACCACGCAGGCGGCCACGCCGAGCTGACCCCGGTGCCCCGCCTGCCCGAGCCTGTCGAGCAGATCGCGCCGGGCTCTCTGCTGGCTCCGATGCCGGGCAGCGTGCTCAGGGTCGAGGTGGCGGCCGGCGACCGGGTGGTGAAGGGCCAGTCGGTGCTGGTGCTGGAGGCGATGAAGATGGAGCATCGGATCGCCGCCCCGGCCGACGGCGTGGTCTCCGGCGTGCACGTCGAGAAGGGACAGCAGGTCGAGGCGGGCGCCGTACTGGCGATCATCCAGGAAGGGAACCCATGACGAGCCTCGTACGCAAGGACCTGGCGGGCGGCGTCGCCACCGTCACGCTGGACTCACCGCACAACCGCAACGCCTTGTCCGTACGCCTGCTCGCCGACCTCGAAGACCAGCTCACGTGGGCGCTGGCCGAACCCGCGGCCAGGGTGATCGTGCTGACCGCCACCGGGACCGTGTTCTGCTCGGGCGCCGACCTGAAGGAGCAGAAGGCGGCGGGCGCGCCGGTGACGGCGTCGCTTCCGGAGATCTTCACGCTGCTCTGGGAGAGCCCGAAGCCGGTCGTCTGCCGGCTCAACGGCACCGCGCGGGCAGGCGGCCTGGGGCTGGTGGCCTCCTGCGACTTCGCGATCGCGCCGCTGACGGCGTCGTTCGCGTTCACGGAGGTACGCCTGGGCGTCGTGCCCGCCATGATCTCCGTACCGGTGCTGCGCAGGCTCGATCCCCGGGCGGCGGCTGAATACTTCCTGACCGGCGAGGTGTTCGACGCCTCCACGGCCGCCGAGATCGGGCTGTTGTCGCGGGCCGTGCCGGAGGAGGAGCTGGACGCGACGGTGGCGCACTATGCGTCGATGTTGATCAAGGGTGGCCCGGAGGCGCTGGCGATCACGAAGCGGCTGCTCAGAGAGGTGCCCCAGCTGTCGTTCGAGGAGGGGCTGCGGCGGATGACGGAGTTGTCCGCCGAGCGGTTCACCTCGGAGGAGGGCCAGGAAGGGATCGCGGCGTTCTGGGACAAACGCCCGCCGCGGTGGGCGTCGCCGTGACGCTGCGCATCGCGAACTGCAGCGGCTTCTTCGGCGATCGGCTCTCGGCGGCGCGGGAGATGGTCGAGGGCGGCCCGATCGACGTGCTGACCGGCGACTGGCTGGCCGAGCTGACCATGCTCATTCTGGCGGGCAACCGGCTCAAGGGCCGGCCCGGCTATGCGCCCACGTTCCTGCGCCAGCTCGAGGACGTTCTCGGCCCCTGCCTCGACAGAGGCATCAAGATCGTCTCGAACGCGGGCGGCCTGGACCCGGCCGGGTGCGCCGAGGCCGTGCACGAGCTGGCCGGCCGGCTCGGCCTGTCCCCCAACGTCGCGTACGTCACCGGCGACGACCTCACCGGCCGGCCGCTCGATCTGATCAACGCCGACACCGGTGAGCGGCTCGACGCGACCCCGCTGACCGCGAACGCGTACCTGGGCGGGCGGCCCATCGCGACCGCGCTGTCGGCGGGAGCGGACGTGGTGGTGACCGGCAGGGTGACGGACGCGGCGCTGGTCACGGGGCCGGGCATGTGGCGGTACGGCTGGGGTCCCGGCGATCTCGACGCGCTGGCCGGCTCGGTGGTCGCCGGGCACGTCATCGAGTGCGGCTGCCAGGCGACCGGCGGCAACTACGCGTTCTTCCAGGAGGTGCCGGACCTGGCGCGCTGCGGCTTCCCGATCGCCGAGCTGCGGGCCGACGGGTCGGCGGTGATCACCAAGCATCCGGGCACAGGCGGTCTCGTGTCGATCGGCACAGTGACCGCGCAGCTCGTCTACGAGATCGGCGGCCCGCGTTATCCCGGCCCCGATGTGGTGGCCAGGTTCGACACGATCACCTTGTCGCAGGAGGGGCCGGACCGGGTGCTGGTGTCCGGGGTCCGCGGGGAGCCGCCGCCGGACACCCTCAAGGTCGCGGTCAATTACCTGGCCGGCTACCGCAACACGATGACGCTCGTGCTGACGGGGCTGGACGTGGAGGCGAAGGCGAGGGTCGCGGAGGAGGCGATCTGGGCGCGGGTCCCGCGTGAGTCGTTCGACCAGGTGGACGTGACGCTGACCGGCGGCGGCCTGCTGCGGATCACGGTCATGGACGCCGACCGGCACAAGGCCGGCCGGGCCTTCTCCTCGGCTGTGGTGGAGACGGGACTGTCCAGCTATCCGGGTTTCCACGGGCTGACGCCGCCGGGAGACGCCTCGCCGTACGGCGTGTACTGGCCGGTCCTCGTCCCGGCCGCCGAGATCCGCCCCCGGGTGTTCCTGAACGGCGACGAGGTCCCCCACGAGGCCTCCCGCGCCGCGCCGCCCGCCGGCTCGCTCCCGGCGCCCGCGCGGAGTGAAGTGACGTCGATCGGCGGGCCGGTGGTACGGGCGCCACTCGGGCGGATCGCCGGGGCCCGATCAGGCGACAAAGGCGGCAATGCGAACCTCGGGGTCTGGGCCGACACCGCCGGCCGCTACGGCTGGCTGGCCGCCCACCTCACGATCGCCAAGCTCCAGGAGCTGCTCCCGGACCTGGCCCCGTACCGGATCGAGCGTTTCGAACTGCCGAACATCCTGGCGCTCAACTTCGTCGTCCACGGCCTGCTCGGCAGGGGCGTGGCGGCGAGCCCGCGCATGGATCCGCAGGCCAAGGCCTTGGGCGAGGAACTACGCGCCCAGCTCACGGACATCCCCGCCGAGCTCCTTCCCGACGCCTGAGACCGCCGTGGGCCACGCCCCCCCACCCCAGCAGCGCCGCCCCCAGCAGGCCGGCCTGCACACCGAGCCGCGAGGCCCGCACGTCCGGAGCGGGCCGGAAGGCCAGGCGCTCCGCCAGGCGGGCGCGTACCGGCTCCAGCAGGGCGTCGCCTGCCTGCGACAACCCGCCGCCGATGACGATCTCCGCCGGATCCAGCAGCAGCGTGTACGTGGCCAGCGCCAGGGCGAGAGCCTCGACCGCTTCCCGCCAAACTGCAGCGGCCGCCTGGTCCCCCTGCCGCATCCTGCGAAGGACGTGCTCGGCAGACGGCTCCCCGCACCGCGCCGCGATGGCCCCCGCCGACGCGTAGGCCGCCAGGCAACCTCGCTGCCCGCACCCGCACGGCAGCCCGTCAGGCCGGACCGGGATGTGTCCGATCTGCCCGGCCCATCCGCCCGCGCCCCCGTACGGTGAGCCGTTCAGGACGACCGCGCCCGCGATCCCCGTGCCGATGGGCAGGAACAACACATCCCGCCCTCCACCGGCCCCATAGACCAGTTCGGCCTCCCCCGCGGCCCGCACGTCATGCCCCAGCGCCACAGGCAGGTCCACGTCCGTGAACGCGGAAACCGGAACGTCGCGCCACCCGAACGCCGCCGAGAAGACCGCGTGCGTGGGCGTGACGAGCCCCGGAACCGCCAGGCCCACGGCCACCGGCCGCATTCTTCCCCGAGGCCTGGACAGATCGCCGGTGAAGGCCGAGATGGCGGCGATCACCTGCTCCGCGCCCTCCGCGCGGGGCGTGGGGCGACGCTCGGCGTAGAGGATCGTCCCGTCACGCGCGACCAGTCCACCCTTCATGGTGGTCCCGCCGACATCGATCGCCGCAACGCACTCCATCCCGCCCTCCAACAATCACTTTGAGATCAGCATCCCCCATAGAGAAGAATGTCCCCTATGACGCCCCGCCGTCTCACACTCGACGACCTCGACGACTGCACGCGCCTGGCCAAGGACCGCGACTGGCTGCCCGAAAAGCACAAGTGGCGCCTGCTGCTCGAGGTCGGCGAGGCGTACGGCATCGACGCCCCGGACGGCGCCGGCCTGGCCGCCACGAACATCCTGACCCGCTACGGTGACGACCACGCCGTGATCAGCATGGTCCTCACGGCCTCCAGGTTCGGCAGGCGCGGCCTGGGCGGTCGCCTCATGGAGCACGTGCTGGAGCGCGCCGGGGACCGGACGGTCTCGCTGTACGCCACCGAGAACGGCCGTCCGCTCTACGAACGGCTCGGCTTCCGCGTCGTCGGCCAGGCCGCCAAGCACACGGGCCGTTTCAGAGGCGAGCTCTCGGGCCGGACCCGCTCCGCCACCCCGGACGACCTCGGCACGATCCTGGCGTTCGACGCCGAGGTGTTCGGCACGGACAGGTCCGTGTTG from Nonomuraea polychroma encodes the following:
- a CDS encoding biotin carboxylase N-terminal domain-containing protein; the protein is MITRLLVANRGEITRRVFRTCRSLGISTVAVFADPDADAPHVAEADLAVRLRGARPSDTYLDMDRIIEACVASGADAVHPGYGFLSENAAFAQAVLAAGLTWVGPPPAAIEAMGSKITAKRLMEEAGVPVLPSLDLAAPAGFPLLVKASAGGGGRGMRIVREAAELAREVESARREAESAFGDPAVFAEPLLERARHVEVQVLADTHGTVWALGERECSVQRRHQKVVEECPSPGISPEVRERLCEAAVRAARRIGYTGAGTVEFLVQGDRVAFLEMNTRLQVEHPVTELVYGVDLVRLQLEVAEGIALSPAPPKASGHAVEVRLYAEDADYLPQSGVLRRFEVGGDVRVDAGVESGSVVSPYYDPMLAKVIAHGTSRAEAVRKLVAALRGARLHGLTTNRDLLVKILTNQAFVAGDTHTGFLAADGPLGADTAEPADHLPALAAALALAAANRRRAPVLAGLPSGWRNVRSQPRRACFTGIEVVYDPLPDGVVTISTEPHRVVLERDGVRHTYEIAQYDEDGTVYVDHAGGHAELTPVPRLPEPVEQIAPGSLLAPMPGSVLRVEVAAGDRVVKGQSVLVLEAMKMEHRIAAPADGVVSGVHVEKGQQVEAGAVLAIIQEGNP
- a CDS encoding ROK family protein, encoding MECVAAIDVGGTTMKGGLVARDGTILYAERRPTPRAEGAEQVIAAISAFTGDLSRPRGRMRPVAVGLAVPGLVTPTHAVFSAAFGWRDVPVSAFTDVDLPVALGHDVRAAGEAELVYGAGGGRDVLFLPIGTGIAGAVVLNGSPYGGAGGWAGQIGHIPVRPDGLPCGCGQRGCLAAYASAGAIAARCGEPSAEHVLRRMRQGDQAAAAVWREAVEALALALATYTLLLDPAEIVIGGGLSQAGDALLEPVRARLAERLAFRPAPDVRASRLGVQAGLLGAALLGWGGVAHGGLRRREGARRGCP
- a CDS encoding acyclic terpene utilization AtuA family protein is translated as MTLRIANCSGFFGDRLSAAREMVEGGPIDVLTGDWLAELTMLILAGNRLKGRPGYAPTFLRQLEDVLGPCLDRGIKIVSNAGGLDPAGCAEAVHELAGRLGLSPNVAYVTGDDLTGRPLDLINADTGERLDATPLTANAYLGGRPIATALSAGADVVVTGRVTDAALVTGPGMWRYGWGPGDLDALAGSVVAGHVIECGCQATGGNYAFFQEVPDLARCGFPIAELRADGSAVITKHPGTGGLVSIGTVTAQLVYEIGGPRYPGPDVVARFDTITLSQEGPDRVLVSGVRGEPPPDTLKVAVNYLAGYRNTMTLVLTGLDVEAKARVAEEAIWARVPRESFDQVDVTLTGGGLLRITVMDADRHKAGRAFSSAVVETGLSSYPGFHGLTPPGDASPYGVYWPVLVPAAEIRPRVFLNGDEVPHEASRAAPPAGSLPAPARSEVTSIGGPVVRAPLGRIAGARSGDKGGNANLGVWADTAGRYGWLAAHLTIAKLQELLPDLAPYRIERFELPNILALNFVVHGLLGRGVAASPRMDPQAKALGEELRAQLTDIPAELLPDA
- a CDS encoding GNAT family N-acetyltransferase, with product MTPRRLTLDDLDDCTRLAKDRDWLPEKHKWRLLLEVGEAYGIDAPDGAGLAATNILTRYGDDHAVISMVLTASRFGRRGLGGRLMEHVLERAGDRTVSLYATENGRPLYERLGFRVVGQAAKHTGRFRGELSGRTRSATPDDLGTILAFDAEVFGTDRSVLLRRMFAFGEEVRIADGGFGHRWRNDDNTVIGPVVARDEETARALIGDLALGAEGEVRMDFDLAHDSMIRWAGEHGVANPWTVSRMVRGGGLPGDPARQFLPFMQALG
- a CDS encoding enoyl-CoA hydratase-related protein; this encodes MTSLVRKDLAGGVATVTLDSPHNRNALSVRLLADLEDQLTWALAEPAARVIVLTATGTVFCSGADLKEQKAAGAPVTASLPEIFTLLWESPKPVVCRLNGTARAGGLGLVASCDFAIAPLTASFAFTEVRLGVVPAMISVPVLRRLDPRAAAEYFLTGEVFDASTAAEIGLLSRAVPEEELDATVAHYASMLIKGGPEALAITKRLLREVPQLSFEEGLRRMTELSAERFTSEEGQEGIAAFWDKRPPRWASP